In the genome of Paenibacillus pabuli, one region contains:
- the bioA gene encoding adenosylmethionine--8-amino-7-oxononanoate transaminase: MTHYERLAAINKAHLWNPFTQMKDYNHSDPLIIERGEGIMLYDVQGRAYYDGFSSVWLNVHGHNVPELNQAITDQLERVAHSTLLGMANVPAIELAEKLVEISPEGLNKVFYSDSGATGVEIAVKMAFQYWKNRGETGKTKFITMNQAYHGDTIGAVSVGAIPLYHDVFRPMLFPTYVIPYPYVYRHEDSEREAMEATLTALRNVLKTSADEITAIIVEPIVQGASGILIMPEGCLREMAAICRSYDVLFIADEVATGFGRTGAMFACDLEEVSPDLMVIGKGLTGGYLPVAATLATDEVYNAFYADYEEQKTFFHGHSFTGNPLGCAVALANLKLFEERNLVEGVRAKATFVERKLAALKDFPHVGDIRQKGLMIGIELVRDKETREPYDWAERIGVRVTGRARELGMLTRPLGNVVVFIPPLASTEAELEAMIDILMQSICDITEGGLES, translated from the coding sequence GTGACACATTATGAACGGCTTGCAGCTATAAATAAGGCTCATTTATGGAACCCTTTTACGCAGATGAAAGATTACAATCACTCCGATCCTCTCATCATTGAACGAGGCGAAGGCATCATGCTGTATGACGTCCAGGGACGTGCTTATTATGATGGATTCTCCTCGGTTTGGCTTAATGTTCACGGACATAACGTCCCCGAGCTGAACCAAGCCATAACGGATCAGTTGGAACGTGTTGCACATTCTACTTTGCTTGGAATGGCTAATGTGCCCGCAATTGAGCTTGCAGAGAAATTAGTAGAGATCTCCCCAGAAGGATTAAATAAAGTATTTTATTCCGATTCGGGAGCAACCGGTGTTGAGATCGCAGTAAAAATGGCCTTTCAATATTGGAAGAACCGGGGGGAAACCGGTAAAACGAAGTTTATTACGATGAATCAGGCCTATCACGGAGATACGATTGGTGCGGTAAGTGTCGGTGCAATTCCGTTGTACCATGATGTGTTCCGTCCGATGCTGTTTCCTACGTATGTCATTCCATATCCTTACGTTTATCGACATGAGGACAGCGAACGGGAAGCCATGGAAGCTACGCTGACCGCATTGCGAAATGTACTTAAAACCAGTGCAGATGAAATCACGGCGATTATTGTAGAGCCGATTGTGCAAGGAGCTAGTGGCATTCTGATTATGCCAGAGGGCTGTCTACGCGAGATGGCAGCGATTTGCCGTTCTTATGACGTACTGTTCATAGCTGATGAGGTGGCGACAGGCTTCGGTCGGACAGGGGCTATGTTTGCTTGTGATCTTGAAGAGGTGTCACCTGATTTGATGGTGATAGGCAAAGGACTTACAGGCGGCTACTTACCTGTGGCAGCGACACTGGCAACAGATGAGGTGTACAACGCATTTTATGCCGATTATGAGGAACAAAAAACATTTTTCCACGGTCATTCCTTCACAGGAAACCCGCTCGGCTGTGCTGTTGCTTTGGCTAACTTGAAACTATTTGAAGAACGCAACCTGGTGGAAGGTGTAAGAGCTAAGGCGACTTTTGTGGAACGCAAGCTCGCTGCCCTTAAAGATTTTCCGCATGTCGGGGATATCAGGCAGAAGGGATTGATGATAGGAATTGAGCTAGTACGGGATAAGGAGACTCGTGAACCTTACGATTGGGCGGAACGTATCGGCGTTCGGGTAACCGGGCGGGCCAGAGAGCTTGGCATGCTTACGAGACCCCTTGGCAATGTGGTTGTGTTCATTCCTCCTCTTGCCAGCACAGAGGCTGAGCTTGAAGCAATGATTGATATTTTGATGCAATCCATTTGTGACATCACCGAAGGTGGGTTGGAATCATGA
- the bioB gene encoding biotin synthase BioB yields the protein MMTGNLEWLSLAKKSLNGECLTIEEGLAVLEANDDEVLPLMQAAFQVRQYFYGKKVKLNMIINAKSGFCPEDCGYCSQSIVSTAPIQKYSLLDKETLLAGAHEAMARKAGTYCIVASGKGPTNKELDQVVEAVKEIRETMPLKICACLGILKDGQAERLAEAGVHRYNHNLNTSKANYPSITTTHTYDQRIETVEKVKAYGMSPCSGVIIGMGESHQEIVEMALALRKLDADSIPINFLNAIPGTPLEGAGRTPAMKALKVLALFRFICPSKEIRVAGGREINLRTLQPLSLYAANSLFVGDYLTTAGQEISNDHQMIEDLGFEIELNAL from the coding sequence ATGATGACAGGTAATCTAGAGTGGTTGTCGCTTGCGAAGAAATCTTTGAATGGCGAATGCTTAACAATTGAAGAAGGGCTTGCTGTGCTTGAAGCAAACGACGATGAGGTACTGCCGCTGATGCAAGCGGCTTTCCAAGTGAGACAATATTTTTACGGCAAAAAAGTGAAGCTGAATATGATCATCAACGCCAAAAGCGGCTTTTGTCCTGAAGACTGCGGTTACTGCTCACAATCCATCGTATCAACCGCACCCATCCAAAAGTATAGCCTGCTCGACAAAGAAACGCTGCTTGCAGGAGCACATGAAGCTATGGCGCGAAAAGCAGGAACCTATTGCATTGTAGCATCAGGTAAAGGTCCCACGAATAAGGAGCTGGATCAAGTTGTAGAGGCTGTTAAGGAAATCCGTGAAACAATGCCGCTTAAAATCTGTGCTTGTCTGGGAATCTTGAAGGACGGTCAAGCAGAACGTTTGGCTGAAGCAGGTGTGCACCGATACAATCACAATCTGAACACTAGCAAGGCCAATTATCCGTCGATTACCACAACGCATACTTATGACCAGCGAATTGAAACCGTGGAAAAGGTAAAGGCATACGGCATGTCTCCCTGTTCGGGTGTCATTATAGGTATGGGTGAAAGTCATCAGGAAATTGTCGAGATGGCTTTGGCACTACGTAAGCTTGATGCCGATTCGATTCCGATTAATTTTCTCAATGCGATACCGGGGACCCCTCTCGAAGGAGCAGGACGCACACCGGCGATGAAGGCGCTTAAGGTACTGGCACTATTTCGGTTCATCTGTCCGTCCAAAGAGATTCGTGTTGCGGGCGGACGTGAGATCAACCTCCGTACATTGCAGCCTTTGTCACTGTATGCGGCAAATTCACTCTTTGTAGGTGATTATCTAACAACAGCAGGTCAAGAAATCTCGAACGATCATCAAATGATTGAAGATTTGGGTTTTGAAATTGAGTTAAATGCACTATAA
- a CDS encoding alpha/beta fold hydrolase, translated as MSDLGNTSLLIKQKTSGTILWLTGWSMPDAVFDRLRLLFPDFRHMSVDYSAADSPEEMLCLTETAVKDMLGIKGSPCRERVAHGPLLLSGWSLGGLLALRLAAKGYADGLILFGATAHFTRPKEEFGRGLADAYVRQMIKGILRDRHAVETNFRKVMFTEQEWEAGLAERLPHTGSWTTQALLAGLQLLRTENSLSQLPSIDCPVLIFHGTEDKICPYGAGLELMNQLPHAKLITLTACGHAPFWGKEAHIADEMRKWWHDQ; from the coding sequence ATGAGCGATTTGGGTAACACATCGCTACTAATAAAGCAGAAGACAAGCGGAACCATATTATGGCTAACGGGATGGAGCATGCCAGATGCGGTGTTTGACCGTCTTCGCCTGTTATTTCCTGATTTTCGTCATATGTCCGTAGATTATAGTGCTGCGGATTCTCCAGAGGAAATGCTGTGCTTAACTGAAACAGCAGTTAAGGACATGTTAGGTATTAAAGGGTCACCTTGCAGGGAGAGAGTGGCCCACGGTCCGCTTCTGCTATCAGGTTGGTCGCTCGGAGGTTTACTGGCGCTCAGACTAGCAGCTAAAGGTTACGCAGATGGGCTTATCTTGTTCGGTGCAACGGCTCATTTTACCCGCCCAAAAGAAGAGTTTGGCCGCGGCTTGGCAGATGCATACGTTAGGCAGATGATCAAAGGGATCTTAAGGGATCGACATGCAGTTGAAACGAATTTTCGAAAGGTGATGTTTACGGAGCAAGAATGGGAGGCAGGCCTTGCTGAACGTCTGCCCCATACGGGTAGCTGGACAACCCAAGCATTACTGGCAGGTCTTCAATTGTTGCGAACCGAGAATAGTTTGTCTCAACTGCCGAGTATAGATTGTCCAGTTCTTATTTTTCACGGCACTGAGGATAAGATATGTCCTTATGGTGCTGGATTGGAGCTTATGAATCAATTACCCCATGCCAAGTTAATTACATTAACTGCCTGCGGGCATGCACCTTTTTGGGGGAAGGAAGCACACATAGCGGATGAAATGAGGAAATGGTGGCATGACCAATAA
- the bioF gene encoding 8-amino-7-oxononanoate synthase encodes MNWMEKELALLADASNERYLRDSAPVPDGPGYTWRGDRVLLNLASNNYLGLAQHPAIIDTMREALLTEGGGSGASRLVTGNRPLYGRLEEALAAWQHSEAALVFANGYMANSGVIRALVGRGDVVFSDQLNHASIVDGIVLSRAEHARYRHNDMEHLKLLLNKHRDKRRKLIVTDAVFSMDGDQAHLRELVALKQEYGAMLMVDEAHSGGIYGERGEGLCFKLGLQNDVDVHMGTFSKSFGLYGAYVCGSQTLIRYLINKARPLVYSTALPPSIVAGISTALTLVQNDHWRRERLNSTSKLFRSSLGDAGFNVWTGDSPIVPVIIGDNERALRFSEALEAGGIAGVAIRPPTVPEGTARIRFSLSADHTHKELSDAVALICKIGFQLEVLGS; translated from the coding sequence ATGAACTGGATGGAAAAAGAACTTGCGTTATTGGCTGATGCCTCCAATGAACGTTACTTGCGTGACAGTGCCCCGGTTCCAGATGGTCCTGGTTATACGTGGAGAGGAGATCGAGTGCTCCTCAACCTGGCCTCCAATAACTATCTGGGACTTGCACAACATCCCGCTATCATCGATACGATGCGCGAGGCGCTTCTTACCGAAGGAGGGGGTTCGGGGGCATCTCGTCTTGTCACTGGGAATCGACCGCTGTATGGCCGTCTGGAAGAAGCGCTGGCTGCTTGGCAGCATAGTGAAGCCGCGCTTGTTTTTGCAAATGGTTATATGGCTAATTCCGGTGTCATTCGTGCACTCGTAGGCCGGGGCGATGTCGTTTTTAGCGATCAATTAAACCATGCGAGTATCGTGGACGGCATTGTGCTGAGCCGTGCGGAGCATGCCCGGTATCGACATAATGATATGGAACATCTGAAACTATTATTGAACAAGCATCGGGATAAACGACGTAAGCTGATTGTTACGGATGCTGTCTTTTCTATGGATGGGGATCAAGCACACCTGCGTGAGCTCGTGGCGCTCAAACAGGAGTACGGGGCAATGCTGATGGTGGATGAGGCGCACAGTGGAGGCATCTATGGGGAAAGGGGCGAAGGACTATGCTTTAAGCTTGGTCTGCAGAATGATGTGGATGTGCATATGGGGACATTTAGCAAATCGTTTGGTTTATATGGAGCTTATGTCTGCGGCAGCCAAACATTAATCCGCTATCTCATCAACAAAGCAAGGCCGCTTGTCTATTCGACGGCATTGCCGCCTTCTATCGTCGCAGGTATTTCAACAGCATTAACCTTGGTACAAAATGATCATTGGCGCCGCGAACGTCTCAACTCTACCAGCAAGTTATTCCGTTCTTCGCTTGGTGATGCCGGATTTAACGTTTGGACGGGGGACTCTCCAATTGTTCCGGTAATTATCGGTGATAACGAAAGAGCTCTTCGTTTCAGTGAGGCACTTGAAGCAGGAGGTATTGCCGGGGTCGCCATCCGGCCGCCTACCGTTCCTGAGGGCACTGCGCGAATTCGTTTCTCCTTATCAGCTGACCATACCCATAAGGAACTGAGCGATGCCGTCGCGCTAATCTGCAAGATTGGGTTTCAGTTAGAGGTGCTGGGATCATGA
- the bioD gene encoding dethiobiotin synthase yields MNVIRGLFVTGTDTGVGKTIITGALAAALRAENLNVGVWKPVQSGALLGSGETDAERLLQYTGIDEGAEHVASFTFQAPLTPMLAGKQAGVDITLQEIINAGQPLADRYESIIIEGAGGVAVPLTEDSLVVDLISKLGTPALIVARTGLGTINHTLLTVSYLQQQRIPIVGFILNDGETDEIYSDPSITTNAELIERYCGIPFLGRFPRLKDELNTEMLIQVIREKIQLTPIRQALTVPSMGG; encoded by the coding sequence ATGAATGTAATTCGCGGATTGTTCGTAACAGGTACGGACACAGGGGTTGGAAAAACAATCATTACCGGTGCTCTTGCTGCTGCGCTTCGTGCTGAAAATTTGAACGTAGGCGTCTGGAAGCCTGTGCAATCCGGTGCACTCCTTGGCAGCGGAGAAACCGATGCAGAGCGCCTGTTGCAATACACCGGAATTGATGAAGGTGCAGAGCATGTGGCGTCATTTACATTCCAAGCTCCGCTTACTCCGATGCTCGCTGGCAAGCAGGCTGGGGTGGATATTACGTTACAGGAGATTATTAACGCGGGTCAGCCACTGGCAGATCGATACGAATCCATAATCATCGAGGGAGCAGGTGGCGTTGCTGTTCCTCTGACCGAAGACTCTCTTGTGGTGGATTTAATCTCGAAGCTAGGGACACCGGCCCTCATCGTCGCGCGGACAGGATTAGGTACGATCAATCATACACTTCTTACAGTGTCATACCTGCAGCAGCAGAGGATTCCGATCGTAGGTTTTATTCTGAACGATGGTGAAACTGACGAGATTTATAGCGATCCCAGCATCACAACAAACGCGGAGCTGATTGAACGTTATTGCGGGATACCCTTTCTTGGACGGTTTCCCCGCTTGAAGGACGAATTAAATACGGAAATGTTGATCCAGGTGATTCGAGAGAAGATCCAGTTAACACCGATCAGACAGGCACTAACAGTTCCATCCATGGGAGGATAA